From a single Aquarana catesbeiana isolate 2022-GZ linkage group LG09, ASM4218655v1, whole genome shotgun sequence genomic region:
- the LOC141108449 gene encoding C-signal-like, translated as MANLIICSVLVTGSSRGIGLELVKTFLNKRNPPEHVFAACRNPETAQELKSLTSKHSNLVIVKMDVTDKASIEDAYSVVKKTLKGRGLNLLINNAGINIYHSADETTAEDMMRVYETNTVGPMLVTQTFAPLLKKAAQENPTEVMSCSKAAVIHTSSSLGSLESTTHLFPDALIEYRCSKTALNMLTRCQAEAYKSDGIIAVAFEPGWVQTDMGGPKAMLKLHESVGGMMEVFDTLTEKHNGMFLDYTGLTLPW; from the coding sequence ATGGCAAACCTCATCATCTGCAGTGTTCTGGTCACCGGTTCTAGCCGTGGAATTGGCCTGGAGTTAGTGAAGACTTTTCTCAACAAACGGAATCCACCAGAACATGTCTTTGCAGCATGTCGGAATCCAGAAACAGCTCAGGAACTCAAGTCATTGACCTCCAAACACTCAAACCTTGTGATTGTCAAGATGGATGTAACAGACAAAGCCAGCATTGAAGATGCCTACAGTGTGGTAAAGAAGACCCTGAAAGGACGTGGACtgaacttactgatcaataatgcTGGTATTAATATCTACCACTCAGCTGATGAAACTACAGCAGAGGACATGATGAGAGTTTATGAAACTAATACGGTAGGACCAATGCTGGTTACTCAGACATTTGCTCCCTTGCTGAAGAAAGCCGCACAAGAAAATCCTACTGAAGTTATGAGCTGCAGCAAGGCTGCCGTGATCCACACATCCAGTAGTTTAGGGTCTTTAGAAAGCACCACACATTTGTTTCCAGATGCTCTTATAGAATACCGCTGCAGCAAGACAGCGCTGAATATGTTAACAAGATGTCAGGCTGAGGCCTACAAATCTGATGGGATTATTGCTGTGGCTTTCGAACCTGGCTGGGTCCAAACTGACATGGGTGGTCCAAAGGCTATGTTGAAGCTGCATGAGAGTGTGGGGGGGATGATGGAAGTGTTTGACAccctgacagaaaaacacaatggAATGTTCCTGGACTATACAGGACTGACTTTACCGTGGTGA